Sequence from the Eurosta solidaginis isolate ZX-2024a chromosome X, ASM4086904v1, whole genome shotgun sequence genome:
GTTTATAAATAGGCAGTTCATTTAAGCAATGTTTCATAATTGTAATTAATTGATTAGCATCTACTTCTGTGGCGCTTAAACCATAGTTATGAAAACCTTCAAAAATGTAGCCTCCAACAAAGCTATGCTGATCCCCTTTCGCTTTAGCATGTTTAATAGAATCGGAACGCGCAAACGTACTATATCCACCAACGATTGGCACGAATAATGTGCTATTTCGTTGAACTTTGGAGTTTTTATGTAGTTCACAAcatatatccatacatttttggGTACGTTCAACACTTTTTACTAAACGCCTTTTAGAACCTTGTAAATTTGTATCAGCATCACAGAGGCCTTGATATATATCTGGTCTCCACCTTTCTATATATTTCATGTGACTTTTGGCGTCCAGTGTCTCCTTTCCGTGTCTAGTAAATAGCGGTACTATATCTTTGTCATTATGCCCACTCGGTGTGATCTCACAAGGATCTCGTATAATCAGCATTGTTAAAGTATCTGGATCAGGATACCCCACATAGCTTCCAAGTAAGCCATGGTACAGCAGTTTTGATTCTGTCATACATTCAATGTGTAAGAAGGGGTTTTTCACTACACGACCTTCTCACTTTATATTTTGTCAGGATTTAAACACACATGTTTTAACGTTATAATATTTAATGAgtattaaaagagtttaattaaaGTACATTGAAAGTTagaatatttgattatatttcatTTGGCCACACACGAATGTATGATGTTAATCGTTTCGACTCTTGTTGGTAACTAACTCGTCGTGAGAGAAAGACTATTAGGGTTGCTGTTGGTCGGTAATATGAAAATATGATAGGGTTGCAATTATTCGTCTTACAAATGGTTGATAATGACAATAGGTAACGTCGGAGCTTCTtgggtgatatatcgaaatactTCGCTACTTAGATATGGAATGCTTTCGCCTTTAGTTGTTTGTACTAGCATAGGTGTTCTTCGTTGTTTGTTTGTTTCCGTATGAATTAGGATCCCAAGACGAGCGGAAGATTTACTTGCATTCTTAACAACAAATCTCATTTTCATAACAACAAAACAaccttttaattaataaatatttactaAATCACATCCACACGAACCagctcattgtaaattttaccaaccaGTTTTCCGCGGCAATTCGTTAATTAAACGTTCCAATTCCGCAGGACGTTCAAGTTGACGGAAGACCTTAAATTTACTGCCGCCTTTGTATGGCCTGCGACTAGCCTTCACCGTGGCAATTgctctttataaaaaattcctttCGTGACTATgcattattttgatatttctgatCACCAAAATAGAAGAGCCATATTTCATCTCTGCAGGTTAATACAGAGTGGTACGAGGCACATGAGTATAGCCTTTTCGTAAACGTGCCAGCCAAACATGAAGGAATCGCATGAACAGATAACGATGGCTCGTAACAAATTGATTTTGATCTGCTCTTCGTTGTAGCCAAAATCAGTTGTACAACTTTATCGGCTGTATTGTAAAGTGCCCAAAAGTTAGGCGCCCATCATGCATGGGTCAGGCCCCGCTTAAATGGAAATAAACGACTTAAAACCTGCGGCAATTGTCTGTAGAAAGGACCAAATGATGCAACAAAGGCGTGAAACCAACAACCATTTACCAATACAAACATTTGGATTACACCCGCTTTGGAAACAGTAAAATTTCAGGAAATAAACAGCTAATGCCGGCGCCATATACAAAAATATGTGCTTAAAATTGAGTAGAGTTGCAAATATGAATGCTGAAACCAAATAACGCTCCTCCAGCAAGTAGCTAATACTCAGAAGCAATATACCGAATAGAAAGGAGCCCATTATATTGAAAATGAATATGATCCACAAAAATCAAACCCACATTGTATAGCATGATAAGCTCTGCAGCAAAGTGGCGCTGTGACTTCTCGGGTACATTTAAAATTTGCAGACATAGTGCCACACCGAATGCTGACATCAACTCCGCAAATATTTCTGTTCCGCGttgaaaatatgtatatagttGCCGTTGATGCATAATTAAGATTTGTAACAATCAACATTTGAGGATCAACATAATGTGCCACTTGCGCTATTATCCAT
This genomic interval carries:
- the LOC137234419 gene encoding queuine tRNA-ribosyltransferase accessory subunit 2-like; translated protein: MRFVVKNASKSSARLGILIHTETNKQRRTPMLVQTTKGESIPYLSSEVFRYITQEAPTLQNPFLHIECMTESKLLYHGLLGSYVGYPDPDTLTMLIIRDPCEITPSGHNDKDIVPLFTRHGKETLDAKSHMKYIERWRPDIYQGLCDADTNLQGSKRRLVKSVERTQKCMDICCELHKNSKVQRNSTLFVPIVGGYSTFARSDSIKHAKAKGDQHSFVGGYIFEGFHNYGLSATEVDANQLITIMKHCLNELPIYKPKILPGAYTPLVILELIALGVDIFDTAM